From Magnolia sinica isolate HGM2019 chromosome 13, MsV1, whole genome shotgun sequence, one genomic window encodes:
- the LOC131222459 gene encoding bZIP transcription factor TGA10-like isoform X1 produces the protein MANKDNPHQTQQQEQQNQISYGMMQSSSSSMPGNFISKEAGGAYDLGELDQALFLYLEGQDHPSVQEHRQSSGVRPTLNIFPSEPMHVEPSTKSGIGFVTPTSSNSKRPSESSMELANQRNGPSSGPEPGKDVKVGLKREGNRKGPTSSSEHEGPKTPDPKTLRRLAQNREAARKSRLRKKAYVQQLETSRVKLTQLEQELQRARTQGLFFGGGAVLGEQGLPVGAGGLSSDAAVFDIEYTRWLEEHHRLMCELRAAVQEHLQENDLRLFVDNCLAHYDELMNMKSMVVKSDVFHIVSGMWKTPAERCFMWMGGFRPSELIKILLNHIEPLTEQQIVGICSLQQSTQEAEEALSQGLEALHQSLSDTIASDALSASNMANYMGQMAVAMNKLSTLEGFVRQADNLRHQMLHRLHQILTTRQAARCFLAIAEYFHRLRALSSLWLARPRQE, from the exons ATGGCCAATAAAGATAATCCGCATCAAACCCAACAACAGGAGCAGCAGAATCAGATATCTTATGGGATGATgcaatcttcatcttcttctatgCCTGGAAATTTCAT AAGTAAAGAAGCTGGTGGGGCTTATGATTTGGGAGAATTAGATCAGGCCCTCTTTTTGTATCTAGAAGGACAAGATCATCCATCAGTTCAAGAACACAGAC AGAGCTCCGGAGTCCGACCTACTTTGAATATTTTCCCCTCTGAGCCAATGCATGTTGAGCCTTCTACAAAG agCGGCATTGGTTTTGTTACTCCAACAAGTAGCAACTCTAAGAGACCATCAGAATCATCCATGGAACTAGCAAATCAAAGAAATGGCCCATCATCTGGGCCAGAACCAGGAAAAGATGTCAAAGTAGGATTAAAG CGGGAAGGAAATAGAAAGGGCCCCACATCTAGTTCAGAGCATGAAGGACCCAAAACACCAGACCCAAAG ACACTAAGGAGGCTTGCTCAGAATAGAGAAGCAGCTCGGAAAAGCAGGCTAAGGAAAAAG GCTTATGTTCAACAGCTAGAGACTAGTAGGGTTAAACTAACTCAGCTTGAGCAGGAGCTACAAAGGGCTAGAactcag GGCTTGTTCTTTGGTGGAGGTGCTGTTCTTGGGGAACAAGGTCTCCCTGTAGGTGCCGGCGGTCTGAGCTCAG ATGCAGCTGTCTTTGACATAGAATACACGAGGTGGCTTGAGGAACACCACCGGCTCATGTGCGAGCTCCGAGCCGCCGTGCAGGAACACCTCCAGGAAAACGACCTGAGGCTATTTGTCGACAACTGCCTGGCCCACTACGATGAGCTGATGAACATGAAGAGCATGGTCGTGAAATCAGACGTCTTTCACATTGTGTCTGGCATGTGGAAGACACCCGCCGAGCGATGCTTCATGTGGATGGGAGGATTTCGGCCATCCGAGCTCATCAAG ATATTATTGAACCACATAGAGCCATTAACGGAGCAGCAGATAGTGGGGATATGTAGTCTTCAGCAGTCCACACAAGAGGCAGAGGAAGCTCTTAGCCAAGGGTTGGAAGCTCTTCATCAGTCTCTCTCAGACACCATCGCTTCCGATGCTTTGAGTGCTTCTAACATGGCCAACTACATGGGTCAGATGGCCGTTGCCATGAACAAGCTCTCCACCCTTGAAGGTTTCGTACGACAG gCAGATAATCTGAGGCACCAAATGCTGCACCGGCTACACCAGATCCTAACCACACGTCAAGCTGCCCGTTGCTTTCTAGCTATAGCCGAGTATTTCCACAGGCTCCGAGCACTCAGCTCTCTGTGGCTAGCCCGCCCAAGACAGGAATGA
- the LOC131222459 gene encoding bZIP transcription factor TGA10-like isoform X2 has protein sequence MANKDNPHQTQQQEQQNQISYGMMQSSSSSMPGNFIKEAGGAYDLGELDQALFLYLEGQDHPSVQEHRQSSGVRPTLNIFPSEPMHVEPSTKSGIGFVTPTSSNSKRPSESSMELANQRNGPSSGPEPGKDVKVGLKREGNRKGPTSSSEHEGPKTPDPKTLRRLAQNREAARKSRLRKKAYVQQLETSRVKLTQLEQELQRARTQGLFFGGGAVLGEQGLPVGAGGLSSDAAVFDIEYTRWLEEHHRLMCELRAAVQEHLQENDLRLFVDNCLAHYDELMNMKSMVVKSDVFHIVSGMWKTPAERCFMWMGGFRPSELIKILLNHIEPLTEQQIVGICSLQQSTQEAEEALSQGLEALHQSLSDTIASDALSASNMANYMGQMAVAMNKLSTLEGFVRQADNLRHQMLHRLHQILTTRQAARCFLAIAEYFHRLRALSSLWLARPRQE, from the exons ATGGCCAATAAAGATAATCCGCATCAAACCCAACAACAGGAGCAGCAGAATCAGATATCTTATGGGATGATgcaatcttcatcttcttctatgCCTGGAAATTTCAT TAAAGAAGCTGGTGGGGCTTATGATTTGGGAGAATTAGATCAGGCCCTCTTTTTGTATCTAGAAGGACAAGATCATCCATCAGTTCAAGAACACAGAC AGAGCTCCGGAGTCCGACCTACTTTGAATATTTTCCCCTCTGAGCCAATGCATGTTGAGCCTTCTACAAAG agCGGCATTGGTTTTGTTACTCCAACAAGTAGCAACTCTAAGAGACCATCAGAATCATCCATGGAACTAGCAAATCAAAGAAATGGCCCATCATCTGGGCCAGAACCAGGAAAAGATGTCAAAGTAGGATTAAAG CGGGAAGGAAATAGAAAGGGCCCCACATCTAGTTCAGAGCATGAAGGACCCAAAACACCAGACCCAAAG ACACTAAGGAGGCTTGCTCAGAATAGAGAAGCAGCTCGGAAAAGCAGGCTAAGGAAAAAG GCTTATGTTCAACAGCTAGAGACTAGTAGGGTTAAACTAACTCAGCTTGAGCAGGAGCTACAAAGGGCTAGAactcag GGCTTGTTCTTTGGTGGAGGTGCTGTTCTTGGGGAACAAGGTCTCCCTGTAGGTGCCGGCGGTCTGAGCTCAG ATGCAGCTGTCTTTGACATAGAATACACGAGGTGGCTTGAGGAACACCACCGGCTCATGTGCGAGCTCCGAGCCGCCGTGCAGGAACACCTCCAGGAAAACGACCTGAGGCTATTTGTCGACAACTGCCTGGCCCACTACGATGAGCTGATGAACATGAAGAGCATGGTCGTGAAATCAGACGTCTTTCACATTGTGTCTGGCATGTGGAAGACACCCGCCGAGCGATGCTTCATGTGGATGGGAGGATTTCGGCCATCCGAGCTCATCAAG ATATTATTGAACCACATAGAGCCATTAACGGAGCAGCAGATAGTGGGGATATGTAGTCTTCAGCAGTCCACACAAGAGGCAGAGGAAGCTCTTAGCCAAGGGTTGGAAGCTCTTCATCAGTCTCTCTCAGACACCATCGCTTCCGATGCTTTGAGTGCTTCTAACATGGCCAACTACATGGGTCAGATGGCCGTTGCCATGAACAAGCTCTCCACCCTTGAAGGTTTCGTACGACAG gCAGATAATCTGAGGCACCAAATGCTGCACCGGCTACACCAGATCCTAACCACACGTCAAGCTGCCCGTTGCTTTCTAGCTATAGCCGAGTATTTCCACAGGCTCCGAGCACTCAGCTCTCTGTGGCTAGCCCGCCCAAGACAGGAATGA
- the LOC131222459 gene encoding bZIP transcription factor TGA10-like isoform X3 encodes MYAESSGVRPTLNIFPSEPMHVEPSTKSGIGFVTPTSSNSKRPSESSMELANQRNGPSSGPEPGKDVKVGLKREGNRKGPTSSSEHEGPKTPDPKTLRRLAQNREAARKSRLRKKAYVQQLETSRVKLTQLEQELQRARTQGLFFGGGAVLGEQGLPVGAGGLSSDAAVFDIEYTRWLEEHHRLMCELRAAVQEHLQENDLRLFVDNCLAHYDELMNMKSMVVKSDVFHIVSGMWKTPAERCFMWMGGFRPSELIKILLNHIEPLTEQQIVGICSLQQSTQEAEEALSQGLEALHQSLSDTIASDALSASNMANYMGQMAVAMNKLSTLEGFVRQADNLRHQMLHRLHQILTTRQAARCFLAIAEYFHRLRALSSLWLARPRQE; translated from the exons ATGTATGCAGAGAGCTCCGGAGTCCGACCTACTTTGAATATTTTCCCCTCTGAGCCAATGCATGTTGAGCCTTCTACAAAG agCGGCATTGGTTTTGTTACTCCAACAAGTAGCAACTCTAAGAGACCATCAGAATCATCCATGGAACTAGCAAATCAAAGAAATGGCCCATCATCTGGGCCAGAACCAGGAAAAGATGTCAAAGTAGGATTAAAG CGGGAAGGAAATAGAAAGGGCCCCACATCTAGTTCAGAGCATGAAGGACCCAAAACACCAGACCCAAAG ACACTAAGGAGGCTTGCTCAGAATAGAGAAGCAGCTCGGAAAAGCAGGCTAAGGAAAAAG GCTTATGTTCAACAGCTAGAGACTAGTAGGGTTAAACTAACTCAGCTTGAGCAGGAGCTACAAAGGGCTAGAactcag GGCTTGTTCTTTGGTGGAGGTGCTGTTCTTGGGGAACAAGGTCTCCCTGTAGGTGCCGGCGGTCTGAGCTCAG ATGCAGCTGTCTTTGACATAGAATACACGAGGTGGCTTGAGGAACACCACCGGCTCATGTGCGAGCTCCGAGCCGCCGTGCAGGAACACCTCCAGGAAAACGACCTGAGGCTATTTGTCGACAACTGCCTGGCCCACTACGATGAGCTGATGAACATGAAGAGCATGGTCGTGAAATCAGACGTCTTTCACATTGTGTCTGGCATGTGGAAGACACCCGCCGAGCGATGCTTCATGTGGATGGGAGGATTTCGGCCATCCGAGCTCATCAAG ATATTATTGAACCACATAGAGCCATTAACGGAGCAGCAGATAGTGGGGATATGTAGTCTTCAGCAGTCCACACAAGAGGCAGAGGAAGCTCTTAGCCAAGGGTTGGAAGCTCTTCATCAGTCTCTCTCAGACACCATCGCTTCCGATGCTTTGAGTGCTTCTAACATGGCCAACTACATGGGTCAGATGGCCGTTGCCATGAACAAGCTCTCCACCCTTGAAGGTTTCGTACGACAG gCAGATAATCTGAGGCACCAAATGCTGCACCGGCTACACCAGATCCTAACCACACGTCAAGCTGCCCGTTGCTTTCTAGCTATAGCCGAGTATTTCCACAGGCTCCGAGCACTCAGCTCTCTGTGGCTAGCCCGCCCAAGACAGGAATGA
- the LOC131223965 gene encoding uncharacterized protein LOC131223965 translates to MMKARTPFRDASSLIRPAPPPPNLAVVDKRAKTYSYPGMSCNYCGKPGYTAKFCFRRARDEGDKPRPLAIQPHPPQSVARPPISSQPPFQRPATLLQNRAPIARVFAMSAEERSSVVKELNLELNNLERPLVIVSLVEGFVEAARFCPACLVVLEGHETCMNLVVMKMKQFDIIIGMDWPTQAHAILDCHARMVTVMLPGQSPFTMQGRRQYETYEGLWALEKTESTEITINQIPVVSEFPEVFQDPGLPPRREADFTINLLPGTTPIFMAQYRMPSCEMEELRVQINELLGQGFIHPNVSPWGAPVLFVKKKDRSQRLCIDYRRLNRLQ, encoded by the exons ATGATGAAAGCTCGAACCCCGTTCAGAGATGCGAGTAGCCTAATCAGACCCGCTCCTCCACCTCCTAACCTCGCTGTAGTCGATAAGCGAGCCAAGACTTATTCGTATCCGGGTATGTCGTGCAACTATTGTGGGAAGCCGGGGTATACCGCAAAGTTTTGCTTTAGGAGGGCACGTGATGAGGGCGACAAGCCCAGGCCATTGGCGATTCAACCCCATCCACCGCAATCTGTGGCTAGGCCACCTATCAGTAGCCAACCTCCGTTTCAGAGACCAGCAACTCTACTACAGAACAGAGCCCCCATAGCTCGGGTATTCGCTATGTCCGCAGAAGAACG TTCATCCGTAGTTAAAGAACTGAACTTAGAATTGAACAACCTTGAACGACCCTTGGTCATAGTGTCTCTAGTGGAAGGATTTGTAGAAGCTGCAAGATTTTGTCCCGCATGCCTGGTTGTATTGGAAGGCCATGAGACTTGTATGAACTTAGTTGTGATGAAAATGAAACAGTTCGATATCATTATCGGTATGGACTGGCCTACCCAGGCTCATGCGATATTGGACTGCCATGCCCGGATGGTTACAGTAATGTTACCTGGGCAGTCACCCTTCACTATGCAAGGAAGACGTCAATATGAGACCTATGAAGGTCTATGGGCTCTGGAAAAGACAGAATCAACAGAGATCACCATCAATCAGATACCTGTGGTTAGTGAATTCCCAGAAGTGTTTCAAGACCCAGGGTTACCACCAAGGAGAGAGGCAGATTTTACAATTAACCTCCTACCCGGTACCACCCCAATATTCATGGCTCAATATAGAATGCCgtcatgtgagatggaagaattgCGGGTGCAGATCAATGAATTATTGGGGCAGGGATTCATCCACCCTAATGTATCTCCATGGGGCGCACCCGTATTATTTGTGAAAAAGAAAGACAGATCGCAGCGCCTTTGTATCGACTACAGGAGATTGAACAGGCTAcaatga
- the LOC131223966 gene encoding uncharacterized protein LOC131223966 — translation MVFALKIWRYYLYGEFELFCDHKSLKYIFTQKDLNMRQRLWMETLKDFKFEVSYHPGKANLVADAFSRKRNHEVMAGLMIREGKMMDFILDYDAQFSFKGPSILIASLVIEPALIHRIIEFQDQDKTLKKLRLRCESEGMSDWYVSSDGGLRYRGRICVPAVVELKQVILSEAHKSRLTIYLSSMKMYRDVRR, via the coding sequence ATGGTCTTCGCCCTGAAAATTTGGAGGTACTATTTATATGGGGAGTTTGAATTATTCTGCGATCACAAGAGTTTGAAATATATCTTCACTCAAAAAGATCTGAACATGCGGCAACGTCTATGGATGGAAACGCTGAAAGACTTCAAATTTGAAGTATCCTATCAtcctggcaaggcgaaccttgtagcTGATGCCTTTAGTCGAAAAAGGAATCACGAAGTTATGGCTGGTCTCATGATAAGAGAAGGAAAAATGATGGATTTCATCCTGGACTATGATGCGCAGTTTTCCTTCAAAGGACCAAGTATCTTAATAGCTTCGTTGGTAATAGAACCAGCCTTGATTCATCGTATCATCGAATTCCAAGACCAGGACAAAACACTAAAGAAGTTGAGGCTGAGGTGTGAAAGTGAAGGAATGTCGGACTGGTATGTCAGTTCAGACGGCGGCCTGAGATATCGAGGTCGTATCTGTGTACCGGCAGTGGTGGAATTGAAACAAGTAATACTGAGCGAAGCGCACAAGTCCCGTCTGACCATTTATCTTAGTAGTATGAAAATGTATCGAGATGTCAGGCGTTAA